TTTCTAACTGTAAATCATAAGTTAAGaaaacacttttaaattttgaaattcaaacgatgaaattgaatttatcgtgatttcttaaattatctttgatttttttttcttagaaaCTATTAATaggtgtacattttttaaatgatcctaaaaacatttagaatttataatacaGATTTCGCTTCTTTATATAAAACTCTATCCCTGAGGTTTTGAAAAATACCGCAAAATCACgggaaagaaaatatattattaagtaggtaggtaagatATATGTGTTACTTTTGTATCACTTTTGAGTAAGCCCAGCTTTTCGGAATAAAATGCAATTATTGGTCATtgcttcataataatatgcaataataatcgTAGTCAATATCAAGTTGTTTTTTTACGTTTCATTTTGTTTCATACCTGGGTGTCTgggttattaaaatgttatcttaAGACTATCACAGATGCAATGTTTTGTATTCAGTTGTGAATATTGTATCTATCTACCTATCTAtcttctatatataatatttaaatgataaaaaaaaacataatatgtcctttgttatgcattcctaaaccgttcGTCCGATTTCGATgcaatttggtacagagatagattagatcTCAGATATACATTTATCCGTGAGGACTTCATAGTATGTGATCACCATTTGGATCCATAATAGTCCACACGAAGGTTGAATCGGAAAAATGATCGTTAATTTAGTgactttaagtatatatattattatatattattacattatataagcATAGACAAAGTCAAGTAGAAAAAGCAACAACCACACCCGACCGACCGACACAATATGGTTTCTTTATGtgctattatactatattataatatactcttgtTTTCGGCGTCATTACCATCGCCGTCAATAGGATTCATTTTAATCGTCGCGAAACATTGGTCACGGTGAACGTCGCCCCACACGCGAAACAGCCGGTCAGCAGGCACGTGGTCTGCTATGACCAACCGGACGGCTTCGCTGCCTACGAACTTCCGGTATTCTGCTTCGGACCCATCCAGAAGCGCTGTCTTCACATTTCCCAGCGTCACATCCACTTCGCCCGCCGTCAGCGCCCTGATCGTGGTGATGATAACGTTCTTCATTACGGAATCACTAAAAGTGCAAATCCAGAGTGCAGTGATCATTATGTTTGTgggtacagttattatttttaaaacaagtcaAGTTTTTGCAGACGAATGTTGAATGAATAGTGTTTCTTAAGCCTTATGTTTATATTTGGCTGAGCGGagaaaaacaattctaattTTCTGGGAGGTACTGACAAAAAAATGGAatgaaaaatcgtaaaaaaaaaatgagactttgaataaatgtattttataaatactccAAGTCATGTatgatttaagtaatttaaagaTCACAAACATTGAATGACAACATTTGTACAGCAGATTTAGTATAATTGTCCGGTACACTGCATAGTAAACACTGAATGATATCAATCGTGGAGtagtgaatttattttaatgattacatTTTACTGTATCTACCTAAAGGCTTGACTGAAAAAGTATGTTACCTATAAAGTGAATATTGAAAAGTATGataacactatatattataaaataatgctaCGTGAAGTGTAACATTAGACGCTGTAATATTGGTCATACCACGCTTTACTACGATTTTAATATAGAATCAGGTGTATCGTTTAAAATTACCTGTTTCAGTAGGTGCTTTGGATGATTTATACTgtacgtatataaaaaaaaaatcactacaaacctatctatataatagtTGAACTATTGAAGAATACTTTATAGTttagataggtaatataatataccgtacaCTGTCTGCTAAGCTCTTAAGCCAATTTCCTTACCATAATATAGTGGGAAGGAGTGGAAGATTGAAAGTGATTAAAACCATTaggcaataataatacatttatactatcGCTTTGATATTCCCCgactgatttaaatattttagatgcaGAGCCATTTAGtttcacaataatttaatgTCCTCAGGCAGTAAGAAGCTCGTCAGTTATAGCTTATATTTAGGCAGCTATGAAGTTATTAACTGTAGTAGTACTCAAAATATGTAcgtatattgatttattaccctgttttttttttataaaaatttggtaaacgaatataaaaattaaaaattgtttagaatttGTTTACTGTACATTTACCATTATctcgaacataatataatgtgtagaaATCATAGACTGGAAAGCTATTGAGTATAATTTACACTGTTTTTTCTTCGATAATTCCCACAgattacctaggtacctaattgttttcaaaataattcttGATTCAGATTTGTCTAAATTTATCTATTTACAGAAATTATCTAATAttagtttaacaaaaaaataaatacttaatccAAACCGCTGATTGGTCAGATCTAAAAGATTTTGAAATACGTTTTAAATATCTTGGCATGTAAGAACTTACTGTAATAATTGTACGTACTGCATTCCTACTTTCTCAGACGTAACCACAACCAATGATTCGGGTCCCAAATCGTTCACGACGTTAggaatgtttgaaataaaatcaaTCAGAGTGTTTGGCGAATCCTTTATATACaacgaaaaaaaacattaaggtGTAAGTCCCTATGCGTATGAACGTTCGATTGTTCGAAACAAAATACTAAACGTTTAGTATTTCTAACACAATCATATTCAACACTACACCTAATACAATAATGACACAGAACAATACCGAGTAATCGTCCTCTAATTCCTCGAGTTTTTCCGAATAATCTTCGATTTTGCACTGCAATTCGAAACacgtatttatttgtttttccaaCAGTAAATTGTCGTTTTTCGATGTATCCTAAGAAAACACCGGGACAAAAcacagttataaatatataatacgcaccGTAGATAGTTACAATCGCTGCAGTGAAATCATCACATCAACTAACATTCtacagctattataataaatcaaattacctatacctatacatcatattaatattatattatattaagtgtgAGTAAGTGCGTGTGTGGTACCTTTAACATTTCTTCAAATTTCTTCATGTTTTCcaataaatcgattttatcaGCTTCAATCAGGCAGGTgagtttgtttttattcaataacGATAACTCAAAAAAATTCTTGATTGACatgataacttaaaaaaatatatactaaatgaaaaatgaatttaatgtaatatgcgATCCGAATCGATTGAATCTTCCAACAAAATTAAGTCAAACGTGACGTAATGTCTTACTTATAACgataaagaaaatatgtattaacataAAAAACCGTTTTATCAAAAGAGTCTGGGTGTACTTTATTCAATTGATACTTAATATAAGATTCAGTTTCTGAAAGTTGATTGTGATTCTTGTTTGTTTTACAAACTAATTACAATAACAtcgttattgatatttatattgaatttaattaataataggccAGATTCAGTTTTTGATtagacataattaaaatattaaattaatgttaagaGTTCAAAGTTTTCAAATATGAATGCAACGATacctaatagttaaataaaagtatacatattcttacacaatattacattttggtTAGTTGGAAACTTGGAAATCGTTGCCGATATTTAAACAATCTTTTGAATTCTCAGTTTGATTTCTCATcagatatacctatacaatttatagtacCAGACTActaattgttacaaaatattaatttgaagaaCTTTGAGATCACACGCAGTTAACAAAACCACCCACCCTTTTTTCAtgcaacaaatgttttaattaaatcatgtaaaatattaagtacctacctagacACTAAAGGACTGGCTTTTGAAGCGTTCTTATGCCTggtttaaaatctatttataacGAAATCGCTCGGGACCAACTGATTTTTCCGTTATAGGGATACTAAAATAAACGGGATATAGGCTAACGAGACTGTTTTCATTGTAAGGAAATGTCTGTCTTATCGCCTATAAAaggagttttttttataaggaggttctgttgtacatatatatttataatgcagTTGCATTACTTGGTAACCCACCTGGACACCAACGAAGTACGAACCACTAAGAATGAAGTATGATTATATGAACCATTTAAACACCAtaaacaaaaagtaaattttcatttcaataccattatatatatttgtatgtgcCATCAATGTAAATTGAATGGACTCTAAATGTTTTCCATTCACAGctcattacaaaatatattaacataaacaataaaaacgtaTGAACTTgggcaaaaaaagaaaattacaattttaattataaatcacaaaaaattatataagataaaaattgaCTTTTGTTTACTCAAttttaatacactataataaaaGCATAATCTTATGtccttacaaattattttatatctccCTTGACCAAATCCTAAATACGCCCCTTCCCTTATTATGTTATGGGAtaggtagaatataatatagttcaggCCGCAATAACCGTTTACTTATACAAGTGTGATGATTTTAAAGGTAAACACACAttttctcaaaaagtattaatacgATTATATACTAAAGTtcatagttacaaaaaaaaatgtattttgtacgatctaatatttatttttttcaaaaatatagttttgtcatgatttaaaattgtctaaaaaatataattccaaaACCCTTTATAATTTTCGccataatgagtgttttacctTTAAAATCATCACACTGTATAGGTATGGGTATACGGTAATAagaatatatacttaaaaatcacTGCATTATATACTGTCGTATGCTCACTTAATGACACAGACATTTGAatcgtcattattataatatgttgacgtCCGCCCAACTGAGCTTCAAACAATAAGCAATGTACAGGCATATAGCTATAACACAAGCGATACGAAAAAAAGCGAGGAAATTTTTTCTTCTTTCGAAACCTTGATTTTTAGCATTCCTCgttattatataacacaaacacacacacagcaCAGCACACATACACGCGTGTGTGCGTAAAGTGTAATATCTTATCAACTCGAGATTTCTAAAGAACCGGCACAtcaaacattttcttttaacgGAGGAAAATGAACTCGATACCACCGTTGTCGGTTTTCCCTCCTCTCTTTAATATAAGCACTGAATTCCAATCCCGACCACACCGAGGTATttctttcttattttttttcatctcttTTCTTTAACTCTCTTTAGCTTTTtactcatttatttttttttccactcgCCGAAACCGAATTTCTCATTTTAAGCCTCGGGCATGCGATGGTGTGCGATATTAATTAGACAGTATTCAATAAATCCATATTCTAAGATATGTACACTTTGGACGCGGTGAAGATCAGAAGGATTAAATGCGATAACCCCTCCTTGCAGACGTGGAGAATATAATGTCGATAATTCtctcaaataaaatacatgtacattattatatttttactataatattaacctGAATTTGTCTGAATGTACGGCGTATAATAATCCCTCAAGTATTCA
The Metopolophium dirhodum isolate CAU chromosome 7, ASM1992520v1, whole genome shotgun sequence DNA segment above includes these coding regions:
- the LOC132949192 gene encoding uncharacterized protein LOC132949192; this encodes MLYRATRWKLEGQDLQSFKQGMVSLSRRRTFTRRTVKVDIPVPVIDQREVAFCYFTKIASIDRKRKNKLGYHLKHQKSNNFLAWLGMSANDSSAIVVSGCDSTGVSASTKYTTPNRLLEVSSGNVSKINQQMKILETGGDLEQCTSLPSNDFRPMTVMIGIEHGPIVEDCDSEMTQPTRKALIKQVDCIDLIVSMLNVLSLNDKRKIKESEKEHFTLLIKRFFMLIHIFFIVIIIMSIKNFFELSLLNKNKLTCLIEADKIDLLENMKKFEEMLKDTSKNDNLLLEKQINTCFELQCKIEDYSEKLEELEDDYSDSPNTLIDFISNIPNVVNDLGPESLVVVTSEKVGMQYVQLLHDSVMKNVIITTIRALTAGEVDVTLGNVKTALLDGSEAEYRKFVGSEAVRLVIADHVPADRLFRVWGDVHRDQCFATIKMNPIDGDGNDAENKSIL